A genomic region of Bactrocera dorsalis isolate Fly_Bdor chromosome 3, ASM2337382v1, whole genome shotgun sequence contains the following coding sequences:
- the LOC105221979 gene encoding GATA zinc finger domain-containing protein 10: MDTTLTTWFSCNEETQCYDTNNNNCNNSSNNAHNESNNMYNSHSNNNDNSNSTNYANTTDAQVTFNQRKPNELRQTRLQRQHEQLHHSPSSSPTPTPTQLVQSPDTLSATQTSVAQSAQHASVEKSRSPSLAQRLTRRKRLQRQKPTELDDADFAYAADLEEEDEEEEAVLKQQQQASNMFNVTPLMETMCPAELPATTFAEKRLSHFQQQHHSTPFDGQPSSLPNCFATAGAISTFHHQHQHQHHQHQHQHQLHHHHHHQMHQHHIRERRLKHEESFDSSTTTTTNTTDTPASPASPLLRRHHFAMLKRDNSTHSESSSRYSSVDSLLEARKPDPEAILINLGFGPVGSEDILSRIPKRFLKPSQVRGIDTEAFVRRLQLASNLADHSVLGYRGLTGNPDIPPSRIVAKIMQRFEVNERKKSMGSIEHTI, translated from the coding sequence ATGGACACGACACTCACCACCTGGTTCAGCTGCAATGAGGAAACACAATGTTAcgacacaaacaacaacaactgtaacaacagtagcaacaatgCGCACAATGAGAGTAACAACATGTACAACAGTCACAGCAATAACAATGACAATAGCAATAGCACTAATTATGCCAACACAACTGACGCACAAGTCACATTTAATCAGCGCAAGCCGAACGAACTACGCCAGACGCGTTTGCAACGTCAGCACGAGCAGCTGCATCACTCGCCGTCGTCGTCGCCAACACCGACACCGACACAATTAGTGCAATCACCTGACACGCTAAGTGCAACGCAAACTTCAGTGGCACAAAGTGCACAGCACGCGAGCGTTGAGAAGTCCCGTTCCCCGAGCTTAGCACAGCGTTTGACGCGTCGCAAGCGTTTGCAACGACAGAAACCCACCGAACTGGACGATGCCGATTTTGCCTATGCCGCCGATCTGGAAGAGGAGGATGAAGAGGAGGAGGCGGTGctcaagcagcagcaacaggcgTCCAACATGTTCAATGTGACGCCACTAATGGAGACAATGTGCCCGGCGGAGCTACCGGCAACCACGTTTGCGGAGAAGCGCTTAAGCCACTTCCAGCAGCAACATCACAGCACACCATTCGATGGACAACCATCATCCTTGCCGAACTGCTTTGCAACCGCCGGTGCGATCAGCACTTTCCACCACCAACATCAACACCAACATCATCAGCACCAGCACCAACACCAActgcatcatcatcatcatcatcaaatGCATCAGCATCATATACGCGAGCGTCGCCTTAAGCATGAGGAGTCCTTCGACTCGTCAACCACCACAACAACCAACACCACCGATACGCCGGCCAGTCCGGCGAGTCCGCTGTTGCGTCGCCATCATTTTGCCATGTTGAAACGTGATAATTCCACACACTCGGAGTCGTCGAGTCGTTACTCAAGTGTGGATAGTTTATTGGAGGCGCGCAAACCCGATCCCGAAGCTATCTTGATCAATTTGGGTTTCGGTCCGGTCGGTTCGGAGGACATACTCTCACGCATACCGAAACGTTTTCTCAAACCGTCACAGGTGCGCGGCATCGATACAGAGGCTTTCGTACGTCGCCTGCAATTGGCCAGCAATCTTGCCGATCACAGCGTGTTGGGCTATCGTGGTCTCACCGGCAATCCGGATATACCGCCATCGCGCATTGTCGCCAAAATCATGCAACGTTTCGAGGTGAATGAGCGCAAAAAGTCAATGGGCTCCATTGAGCACACCATCTGA